A stretch of Pseudoprevotella muciniphila DNA encodes these proteins:
- a CDS encoding TrkH family potassium uptake protein — protein MINYKIIARILCSMAVLETILLIVALAVGIFYGESGLSNFYWSVAISSAIAIALHLFGKDSQGRMTRREGYLSVAATWTLFTIIGALPFIFGCSTERISVAFFEAVSGFTTTGATALGNLDTLPHSILFWRSLMHWLGGLGIVFFTVAVLPSLGTGATKLFAAEATGVSVGKLHPRVQTTARYIWGIYISLFVACMFSLKIAGMGWFDAINHAMSTVSSGGFSTHQESIGYFHSPAIEYVLILFMFLSGVSFTMLFFLFIKHNFKYVFRDGELRTYIYILLGSTALITVCLLFDGDKVFSDFRNALFHVVSIQTTTGFTTNDFMVWPRLTWVILLVISVIGSCSGSTAGGVKCVRLVAALKILQNEFKRILHPKAVLPVRIGSHTIAEDIIRTIFAFFTIYIIIAIAGTMCYTLMDMPLLDAFGVTIALLGNIGPALGHTIGAVNPMGLLPDEGLWLGSFLMLAGRLEIFVFILPFIPRFWKKD, from the coding sequence ATGATCAATTATAAAATCATTGCAAGAATTCTGTGTTCGATGGCGGTTTTGGAGACCATCCTACTCATTGTGGCTCTCGCCGTGGGCATCTTCTACGGCGAGTCAGGATTGAGTAATTTCTATTGGTCGGTCGCCATCTCATCAGCAATAGCCATCGCTTTGCATCTTTTCGGAAAAGACTCACAGGGAAGGATGACACGTCGCGAAGGCTACCTGTCCGTAGCAGCCACATGGACACTGTTCACCATTATCGGTGCACTCCCTTTCATCTTCGGTTGCTCCACAGAACGCATTTCAGTGGCATTTTTCGAAGCGGTGTCGGGTTTCACCACCACAGGTGCCACAGCACTCGGCAACCTCGACACACTGCCCCACTCCATCCTGTTCTGGCGGTCGCTGATGCACTGGCTCGGCGGTTTGGGCATCGTGTTCTTCACCGTGGCAGTACTTCCCTCGCTCGGCACGGGTGCCACAAAACTCTTTGCAGCCGAAGCCACGGGGGTATCGGTCGGCAAACTGCACCCGCGTGTGCAGACCACAGCCCGCTACATCTGGGGCATCTACATCTCGCTATTTGTGGCTTGCATGTTCTCGCTGAAAATAGCAGGCATGGGATGGTTCGATGCCATCAATCACGCCATGTCTACAGTGTCAAGTGGTGGTTTCTCCACACATCAGGAAAGCATTGGCTACTTCCACTCGCCTGCCATAGAATACGTGCTCATCCTCTTTATGTTCCTCTCGGGTGTGAGTTTCACGATGCTGTTCTTCTTATTCATCAAGCACAATTTCAAGTATGTGTTCCGCGATGGAGAATTGCGCACATATATCTATATCCTGTTGGGCAGCACGGCTCTCATCACTGTTTGTCTACTCTTCGATGGCGACAAGGTCTTTTCCGACTTCCGCAACGCCTTATTCCATGTGGTGTCGATTCAGACCACAACAGGTTTCACAACAAACGACTTCATGGTATGGCCGCGCCTAACATGGGTCATCCTTCTCGTCATCTCGGTGATAGGTTCCTGCTCGGGATCCACGGCAGGTGGTGTGAAGTGTGTCAGGCTTGTTGCGGCACTGAAAATCCTGCAGAACGAGTTCAAGCGTATTCTCCACCCTAAGGCAGTACTACCGGTGAGGATAGGTAGCCATACCATTGCAGAGGACATCATCCGCACCATCTTCGCCTTCTTCACGATATACATCATCATCGCCATAGCAGGCACCATGTGCTACACACTCATGGACATGCCGCTGCTCGATGCCTTCGGTGTAACAATAGCCCTTCTGGGTAACATAGGACCCGCCCTCGGACACACCATAGGCGCCGTGAATCCTATGGGCCTACTGCCCGACGAAGGGCTGTGGCTCGGCAGTTTCCTGATGCTCGCCGGACGCCTCGAAATCTTCGTCTTTATCCTGCCATTCATACCCAGATTCTGGAAAAAAGACTGA
- a CDS encoding transposase: MNWEEFEKHKPFAGEKKSSMLRRRVGHDYESRRIYLITMTTEGRRPLLGKLVGNADAPKGSIDAPKIVLTPLGEEVRSCWLSIEKHYPDIRVLATTIMPDHLHGILFVTRKMEQHLGMVIKGFKAGCNKAYRRLQNPLSPMLQHCCSKENRGDSRSHGLLWSRNYNDHILEGRGELNRWFQYLHDNPRRLALRRAHPDFFRVVFDINIAGQTYAAIGNRFLLSYPEKQQVQCSRSLTDEQIEDTVKQMLAKARRGAVLVSPAISKGEQAVMRAALEAHLPLIFLTPWGFNTFSRPDHQYYAACAEGHFLILAPWPHENRRIPLSREMCLTLNAMTAIICQQ, encoded by the coding sequence ATGAACTGGGAGGAATTCGAGAAGCACAAGCCATTTGCCGGCGAGAAGAAATCCTCGATGCTTCGCAGACGTGTAGGCCACGACTACGAGAGCCGCCGCATCTACCTCATTACCATGACTACAGAGGGGCGCCGCCCGCTACTCGGCAAATTAGTGGGCAATGCCGATGCACCAAAAGGTTCTATTGATGCACCAAAGATAGTCTTAACACCTCTTGGCGAGGAAGTGCGCTCCTGTTGGCTTTCCATAGAGAAGCACTATCCTGACATCCGCGTCCTCGCCACAACCATCATGCCTGACCACCTCCATGGCATCCTTTTCGTAACACGAAAGATGGAGCAGCACCTCGGCATGGTCATCAAGGGCTTCAAAGCAGGCTGCAACAAAGCCTACCGCCGGTTGCAGAATCCCCTGTCCCCTATGCTGCAACACTGTTGCAGCAAAGAAAACAGAGGGGATAGCCGCAGCCATGGCCTCCTCTGGAGCCGCAACTACAACGACCACATCCTGGAGGGGCGTGGAGAACTGAACCGGTGGTTCCAATACCTGCACGACAACCCGCGACGTCTGGCATTGCGGCGAGCCCACCCCGACTTCTTCCGCGTTGTCTTCGACATCAATATAGCCGGTCAGACCTATGCAGCCATAGGCAACCGCTTTCTCCTCTCCTACCCGGAAAAGCAGCAGGTGCAATGTTCCAGAAGCCTCACCGATGAACAGATTGAAGACACCGTGAAGCAGATGCTGGCAAAAGCCCGTCGCGGCGCAGTGCTCGTATCGCCTGCCATTTCCAAGGGCGAGCAAGCCGTTATGCGAGCCGCGCTCGAAGCACACCTGCCACTCATCTTTCTCACACCATGGGGGTTCAACACTTTCAGCCGACCTGACCATCAATACTATGCTGCCTGCGCCGAAGGGCATTTCCTTATCCTTGCACCATGGCCTCACGAAAACCGCCGTATTCCGCTCTCACGCGAAATGTGCCTGACACTGAATGCCATGACCGCCATCATCTGCCAACAATAA
- the trkA gene encoding Trk system potassium transporter TrkA, which translates to MKIVIAGAGAVGKHLARLLVKEQHDITIIDESQEKLESISSNLDLRQLQGNPMSIGVLKTANVQNSDLFIAVTPDEAHNLTCCMLAAKMGAEKTVARVDNPEFTLEAETTFFKKMGVGSIIYPELLAGKEIVSNLKRSWIRQWTEFQNGKLIMLGIKVRANASIVTEDKPIKEICGSDAPFHIVAIKRGNDTIIPHGDDFVCHDDIAFFMTTPEHTAHIRQITGKEDYPEVKTLMILGGSDTTKQTVSLLPKSISTRIFEKSQKRCEEFNRVIDTDHIMMIHGDGTDTDLLEEENIDKCDAFAALTDNSEKNILACVMAKQKGVRKTVAIVENTDYISMAENLGIGTILNKKTIAASHIYRMLLKADTTSVKSLTVANADVAEFPVMENAKVTRHPIKDLNLPASINIGGIVRNGRGILPNGNTQILPGDTVVAFCLESNIKKLEQYFK; encoded by the coding sequence ATGAAAATCGTCATAGCAGGAGCAGGAGCAGTAGGAAAACACCTCGCCCGTCTCCTCGTAAAGGAACAGCACGACATTACCATCATCGACGAGAGCCAAGAGAAGTTGGAAAGCATCTCGAGCAATCTTGATTTGCGCCAACTACAAGGCAACCCCATGTCCATCGGAGTGCTTAAGACTGCCAATGTGCAGAATTCGGACCTCTTCATCGCCGTAACACCCGATGAGGCACACAACCTCACCTGCTGTATGCTGGCAGCAAAGATGGGGGCGGAAAAGACCGTGGCACGGGTGGACAATCCGGAATTCACACTCGAGGCTGAAACCACTTTCTTCAAGAAGATGGGAGTGGGCAGCATCATCTACCCCGAACTCCTCGCCGGCAAGGAAATCGTGTCGAACCTCAAGAGGAGTTGGATCAGGCAATGGACAGAGTTCCAGAACGGCAAACTCATCATGCTTGGCATCAAGGTCAGAGCCAATGCCAGCATAGTAACCGAAGACAAGCCCATCAAGGAAATCTGTGGTTCCGATGCACCATTCCACATCGTAGCCATCAAGCGCGGCAATGATACCATCATTCCGCACGGCGACGACTTCGTTTGCCACGACGACATCGCCTTCTTCATGACCACACCCGAACACACGGCGCACATCCGCCAAATCACGGGTAAGGAAGACTATCCCGAAGTAAAAACACTTATGATTCTCGGCGGCAGCGACACCACGAAACAGACCGTTTCTCTCCTGCCCAAAAGCATATCCACACGCATCTTCGAGAAGAGCCAGAAGCGTTGCGAAGAGTTCAACAGGGTGATAGACACCGACCACATCATGATGATTCACGGCGACGGTACCGACACCGACCTTCTGGAAGAAGAAAACATCGACAAATGCGATGCCTTTGCCGCCCTGACCGACAATTCGGAAAAGAACATACTCGCCTGCGTCATGGCAAAGCAGAAAGGGGTGCGCAAGACGGTGGCTATCGTGGAAAATACCGACTATATCAGCATGGCTGAAAATCTCGGCATCGGCACCATACTCAACAAAAAGACAATCGCCGCCAGCCACATCTACCGCATGCTGCTCAAGGCGGACACCACATCGGTGAAGAGCCTCACCGTGGCGAATGCCGACGTGGCGGAATTCCCCGTGATGGAGAACGCGAAAGTAACCAGGCACCCTATCAAGGACCTCAACCTGCCAGCAAGCATCAACATCGGTGGCATCGTGCGCAACGGACGGGGCATACTGCCAAACGGCAACACACAGATTCTGCCCGGAGACACGGTGGTGGCATTCTGCCTTGAAAGCAACATCAAGAAACTGGAACAGTACTTCAAATGA
- the dxs gene encoding 1-deoxy-D-xylulose-5-phosphate synthase, giving the protein MELKILPNINTPEDLRQLPEEQLSALCEELRSDIVSELSVNPGHLASSLGVIELTVALHYVFSTPYDRIVWDVGHQAYAHKILTGRRDLFKTNRKFGGLRPFPSPDESEYDTFACGHASNSISAALGMSVAAMQKKEEDRHIVAVIGDGAMSGGLAFEGLNNASDKPNNMLIILNDNNMSIDQSVGGMKQYLLNLHTSSTYNRLRFRAARTLQKWGIIDENRRRTILRFNNAMKSLITRQKNIFEGMDIRYFGPMDGHDIKQLVRVLKEIKDMKGPKLLHIKTTKGKGYQPAEEEATIWHAPGKFDAETGERKVDETPKPPKFQDVFGETILELARRNPRIVGITPAMPTGCSLSLMMKEMPERTYDVGIAEGHAATFAGGLAKEGMQPFCNIYSAFSQRAYDNIIHDVALLDLPVVFCLDRAGLVGEDGPTHHGAFDLAALRPIPNVTIASPYDEHELRRLMYTAQLPGKGTFVIRYPRGRGELLDWQCPLEEVPVGKGRTIKEGTDLAVISLGPIGKDATRAIAEAERTLGCSIAHYDLRFLKPIDEEMLSEIGSKFSKVITIEDGVKAGGMGSAVLEYFSDKGTVPHLVRLGLPDSFVPHGSVAEERRLVGLDNDSIVQTISSLLKA; this is encoded by the coding sequence ATGGAACTGAAAATTTTACCGAACATCAACACGCCTGAAGACCTCCGCCAACTGCCAGAGGAGCAACTTTCTGCGCTCTGCGAAGAACTGCGGTCGGACATTGTCAGTGAACTCTCTGTCAATCCCGGACACTTGGCGTCGAGCCTCGGTGTGATAGAACTCACCGTGGCCCTGCACTATGTGTTCAGCACGCCCTACGACCGCATCGTGTGGGACGTGGGGCATCAGGCATACGCCCACAAAATCCTCACCGGACGCCGCGACCTTTTCAAGACAAACCGCAAGTTTGGCGGGCTGCGCCCTTTCCCCTCGCCCGATGAGAGCGAGTACGACACGTTTGCCTGCGGTCATGCCAGCAACTCCATCTCGGCTGCGCTCGGCATGTCGGTGGCTGCCATGCAGAAGAAGGAAGAAGACAGGCACATCGTGGCTGTCATCGGCGATGGTGCCATGAGTGGCGGTCTGGCTTTCGAGGGACTGAACAATGCCTCCGACAAGCCCAATAACATGCTCATCATCCTCAACGACAACAACATGAGCATCGACCAGAGTGTGGGCGGCATGAAACAATACTTGCTTAATCTCCACACCAGCAGTACCTACAACCGCCTGCGCTTCCGTGCAGCGCGCACACTGCAGAAGTGGGGCATCATCGATGAAAACCGTCGCAGAACCATCCTTCGCTTCAACAATGCCATGAAATCCCTCATCACCCGTCAGAAGAACATTTTTGAGGGCATGGACATCCGCTATTTCGGACCCATGGATGGCCACGACATCAAGCAACTGGTGCGTGTGCTGAAGGAAATAAAGGACATGAAAGGGCCGAAGTTGCTCCACATCAAGACCACAAAAGGTAAGGGCTATCAACCTGCCGAAGAAGAAGCCACCATCTGGCACGCACCAGGCAAATTCGATGCCGAAACGGGTGAGCGCAAGGTGGATGAAACACCGAAGCCTCCAAAGTTTCAGGACGTGTTTGGTGAGACCATTCTCGAACTGGCACGTCGCAACCCGCGCATCGTGGGCATCACACCTGCCATGCCCACTGGTTGCTCGCTGAGTCTGATGATGAAAGAAATGCCCGAGCGCACCTACGATGTGGGCATAGCCGAAGGACATGCAGCCACCTTTGCCGGCGGACTCGCCAAAGAAGGCATGCAGCCCTTCTGCAACATCTATTCCGCCTTCTCGCAGCGCGCCTACGACAACATCATTCACGATGTGGCGCTCCTCGACCTGCCCGTCGTGTTCTGTCTTGACCGCGCCGGACTTGTGGGCGAAGACGGTCCGACCCATCACGGCGCATTCGACCTCGCTGCCCTGCGCCCCATACCCAACGTAACCATCGCCTCGCCCTACGACGAGCACGAACTGCGACGGCTGATGTACACCGCGCAACTGCCCGGCAAGGGCACTTTCGTGATTCGCTATCCTCGCGGGCGCGGCGAACTGCTCGACTGGCAATGTCCGCTCGAAGAAGTGCCCGTAGGCAAGGGGCGCACCATCAAGGAAGGCACCGACCTCGCCGTCATCTCGCTCGGACCCATCGGAAAGGACGCAACGAGAGCCATTGCAGAGGCAGAGCGCACACTCGGGTGCAGCATAGCCCACTATGACCTGCGCTTCCTCAAACCAATAGACGAGGAAATGCTTAGCGAAATAGGTAGCAAATTCAGCAAAGTCATCACCATTGAGGACGGTGTGAAAGCAGGAGGAATGGGTAGCGCTGTGCTCGAATACTTCAGCGACAAAGGCACAGTGCCGCACCTCGTGCGCCTCGGACTGCCCGACTCGTTTGTACCTCACGGCAGTGTGGCAGAAGAGCGTCGGCTCGTGGGACTCGACAACGATAGCATCGTTCAGACCATCTCCTCTTTGCTCAAAGCATAA